The Pseudomonas fragi DNA window GCCCCCCTCCCAATAAAACCCTCTTGCATAAACACTCTGCCATCACAATAATGCGAACAATTACCAATTACATTTTGGTCGCATCCTTATGTCGGCGCTCGATCATTCAGTTCTTCAGCAGCTCTACAGTGAGCACAACGGTTGGCTAAAGGGCTGGTTGCGCGCGCGCCTGGGCAATACGGCGGATGCCTGCGACCTGGCCCAGGACACGTTCCTGCGGGTGATGACCGCACGCCATGACGCCCCCATCCGCGAGCCACGCGGGTATCTGAGCGCCATCGCCCGTTCGCTGTTGATCGACAAGGTGCGCCGCCGCACCATCGAGCAGGCTTATCTGCAGGCATTGGCCCTCAAGCCCGAGCCTGTGGATATTTCCCCCGAAGTCCGCCTGTCGATTATCGAAACCCTGGTTTCCATCGACAGCCTGCTCGATGAGCTGGGGCCCCGCACACGGGATATTTTCCTGGCCGTGCAGCTTGAAGGCTTGACCTATGTGGCCGCCGCTGAGCGCTTTGTGGTGTCGGTCACCACGGTCAAGAATCATTTGATTCGCGCCATGACCCGCTGCCTGTTGCTGGTCGACAGTTGATGCCCACCGCCCTGGACTTCAAGACCCTTGAAGCCGCTGCCACCTGGTATGTACAGCTTAACGACGGCAGCGCCGACGAGGCACGCACCCGCGCCTGGCAAACGTGGCTCAAAGCCAGCCCACAACACGCCGCAGCCTGGGCCCGGGTCGAAAAGTTGCAACGCCAATGGGCGATGATCGCGCCAAAAGCAGCCCTCAGCAGCCTGGATGCCGCCAGGGCCCAGCGCCGAGACGTGCTGAAAATACTCGGCATGCTGCTGGCCGTTGGCAGCGGGACATGGCTGGCTGCCGGGCAGGTGCCCTATCGCTCGATGCTTGCCGAACACCGCACCGGTTTCCGTGAGCGGCGCTCGCTGCGCCTTGACGATGGCTCGCAGCTGGAGCTGAACACCGACACGGCGCTGGATATCCACTTCGACGCAAAACAGCGGCTGATCCGCCTGCACCGTGGCGAAATTCTGGTGCAGACCGCCAGGGACCCAGGCCAGCGGCCCTTTATCGTCCACACCGAAGACGGCAGCGTGCGCGCCCTCGGCACCCGCTTCAGCGTCCGGCAGTTGCCCGGGCAAACGCGGGTCGGCGTGGAGCAATCGGCCGTCGAGATTCGTCCATACGGGCACATCGACCAGTGCCTGCGCCTGGAGGCCGGGCAACAAGTGACGTTCGACAGCGATGACATCGGCGTGGTCGAGCGTTTGCCCCTTGCCTCCACGGCCTGGGTAAAAGGCATGTTGAGCGTGGACGACTGGCGCCTGGGCGATTTTGTCGAGGCGCTGGGCCGCTATCGCCCGGGGGTTCTGCGCTGCGCGACAGCGGTGGCGGACTTGCGCATCTCCGGGGCTTTTCGTATCGATGACACTGAAACAATCCTGGAAAACCTGAGCAAAACCCTACCAGTGAAGGTGCGTTTTCTGACCCGCTACTGGGCCAGCATCGAGCCGGCCTGAGTGCAGGGGCAAATGCTTTGGCCTTTAACCTTGCTGATTTTGATTCTCATCCGTCAATGACATAAGTCGCGATCACAGCGAATTTCTGCCATGACAACGCAAGGATCACCCAATGCCCCCGCTTCGCCGCATTGCCACCACTCAATTAACCCGCGCTGTGCGCCTGGCGGTATTGGGCGCGTCCCTCGCCAGCCTCTACGGTTTTGCCCTGATGCCCACCGAGGCGTCGGCGCAAAGCCAGACGGTGTATCGCATTGGCGCAGGTCCTCTAGGCAGCGCCCTCACCCAGTTCGGCGTGCAAGCGGGGGTTACCATTTCGTTCGACACTGAACAGGCCCGCAATCTAACTACCGCCGGGCTCGAAGGTTCATACAGCATCGAGGAAGGCCTGGACCGCCTGCTCGCCAACAGCGGCTTGCAAGCTGAGCGCCAGAGCAATGGCGGTTATGTACTGGTCGCCAGCGGCACTGCAGATGCTCTGGAGCTGGGGGCCACCCAGGTGATCACCAACCAGCTGGGCACCGTCACCGAAGGTACCGGTTCCTACACCCCGGGCGCCATTGCCACCGCTACCCGCCTGGTGCTGACACCCCGCGAAACACCCCAGTCGATCAGCGTGGTCACCCGCCAGCACATGGATGACTTCGCCCTCGACAATGTCGACGACGTGATGCGCCATACCCCGGGCATTACCGTCTCGGCCTATGACACCGACCGCACCAACTACTACTCGCGCGGTTTCTCGATCAACAACTTCCAGTACGACGGCATTCCTTCTGCCGTGCGTAACGTTGCCTATTCGGCGGGCAACACCCTGAGCGACATGGCGATCTATGACCGCATCGAGGTACTCAAGGGCGCCTCGGGCCTGCTCAGCGGCGCAGGCTCCCTGGGCGGCACCATCAACCTGGTGCGCAAGAAGCCCACCAGCGATTTTCACGGCCATATCACCACAGGCGCGGGCTCGTGGGACAGCTATCGCACTGAAGTGGACGTCAGCGGCCCGCTGACCGAAAGCGGCAATGTGCGCGGCCGTGCAGTAGCGGCCTATCAGGACAGGCAGTCGTATATCGACCGCTATTCCAACCAGACCTCGGTGTTCTACGGCATCCTCGAAGTCGACCTCACGCCCGACACCCTGCTCACCGTGGGCGCCGATTATCAGGACAACAAACCCCAGGGCTCGACCTGGTCGGGAAGCTTCCCGCTGTACAACTACGCGGGCGAGATCAACAGCGCCAAACGCTCGTTCAGCAACGCCACCGACTGGAGCAGCTGGCAGCAATACACCCGCACCGTCTTTGCCACCCTTGAACAGGACCTGGGCAGCGGCTGGGTGGCCAAGCTGCAACTGGATCACAAGCTCAATGGCTACGATGCCCAGCTGGGTGCCATCCAGTTCAACCAGCCGGCGGCCGACGGCACTGCCAAAATCAACGCTCAGCGCTACAAGGGCGATACCACCAGCGACGCGGCCGACCTGTATGTCAGCGGCCCTTACGAATTCCTCGGCCGTGAGCATGACCTGGTCCTGGGCGGCTCGATCAGCACCGCCAACTGGAAAGGCAAAGGCTACTGGGACGTGACCTTCGCCCAACCCAACCTGGTCGATTACTTCAACTGGGACGGGCATCTGGCCAAGCCCGACTGGGGCAATGCATCACAAATCAACGACGACACCGTGCG harbors:
- a CDS encoding sigma-70 family RNA polymerase sigma factor; this translates as MSALDHSVLQQLYSEHNGWLKGWLRARLGNTADACDLAQDTFLRVMTARHDAPIREPRGYLSAIARSLLIDKVRRRTIEQAYLQALALKPEPVDISPEVRLSIIETLVSIDSLLDELGPRTRDIFLAVQLEGLTYVAAAERFVVSVTTVKNHLIRAMTRCLLLVDS
- a CDS encoding FecR domain-containing protein; its protein translation is MPTALDFKTLEAAATWYVQLNDGSADEARTRAWQTWLKASPQHAAAWARVEKLQRQWAMIAPKAALSSLDAARAQRRDVLKILGMLLAVGSGTWLAAGQVPYRSMLAEHRTGFRERRSLRLDDGSQLELNTDTALDIHFDAKQRLIRLHRGEILVQTARDPGQRPFIVHTEDGSVRALGTRFSVRQLPGQTRVGVEQSAVEIRPYGHIDQCLRLEAGQQVTFDSDDIGVVERLPLASTAWVKGMLSVDDWRLGDFVEALGRYRPGVLRCATAVADLRISGAFRIDDTETILENLSKTLPVKVRFLTRYWASIEPA
- a CDS encoding TonB-dependent siderophore receptor, with amino-acid sequence MPPLRRIATTQLTRAVRLAVLGASLASLYGFALMPTEASAQSQTVYRIGAGPLGSALTQFGVQAGVTISFDTEQARNLTTAGLEGSYSIEEGLDRLLANSGLQAERQSNGGYVLVASGTADALELGATQVITNQLGTVTEGTGSYTPGAIATATRLVLTPRETPQSISVVTRQHMDDFALDNVDDVMRHTPGITVSAYDTDRTNYYSRGFSINNFQYDGIPSAVRNVAYSAGNTLSDMAIYDRIEVLKGASGLLSGAGSLGGTINLVRKKPTSDFHGHITTGAGSWDSYRTEVDVSGPLTESGNVRGRAVAAYQDRQSYIDRYSNQTSVFYGILEVDLTPDTLLTVGADYQDNKPQGSTWSGSFPLYNYAGEINSAKRSFSNATDWSSWQQYTRTVFATLEQDLGSGWVAKLQLDHKLNGYDAQLGAIQFNQPAADGTAKINAQRYKGDTTSDAADLYVSGPYEFLGREHDLVLGGSISTANWKGKGYWDVTFAQPNLVDYFNWDGHLAKPDWGNASQINDDTVRQTGMYATTRLNVTDDLKVFLGGRVVDYTLTGTTNTYRESGRLIPYAGITYDLTDYLTAYASYTDVFMPQEFYNLDRNSKLIDPDEGENYEIGLKSEFFDGRLNASLAYFEVKESNRPIPDDAWNNLQPTPPNYAFKGTAAKTKGYELEISGELSPGWSLQAGYTHKVVRDDTGKKISTFEPEDQLSFYTIYKLKGDLNKVSVGGGARWQSTSWQEMYNSPKDRYEDFSQKPYWVVDLMTRYQFTENLSTTLNVNNVFDKYYYTNIGFYNSAIYGEPRNFMLTTRWDF